The proteins below are encoded in one region of Synergistaceae bacterium:
- a CDS encoding sodium ion-translocating decarboxylase subunit beta: MELFNGIFMLTWQQAVMLVVGLTMVYLAIAKEYEPTLLLPMGFGTILVNIPLSSALTQISGGHIEIGAITRLFDMGIATELFPLLIFIAIGAMIDFKPLFLTPVAMVFGLMAQGGIFLTMGIAWYFFGFSIREAASIGIIGAADGPTSIYVANRFAPHLLGSISVAAYSYMSLVPIIQPPVIRLLTTKAERRIPMTFHEREVSQRAKILFPIVVTLISGILVPASASLIGFLMFGNLLRECGVVNRLAQGAQNELANIVTILLGLAISNKMTGEEFLQARTLGIMALGLVAFILDTAVGVVTAKILNLFLTHKINPMIGAAGISAFPMSSRVIQRMAAKEDKHNFILMQAVGANVSGQIGSVLAGGLLLAYLAGL, translated from the coding sequence ATGGAGCTTTTCAATGGTATTTTTATGTTGACGTGGCAACAGGCGGTTATGCTCGTGGTCGGTTTAACGATGGTCTACTTGGCTATCGCCAAGGAGTACGAACCGACGCTGCTGCTTCCTATGGGCTTTGGCACAATATTGGTGAACATTCCTTTGTCCTCCGCCCTGACCCAAATCAGCGGCGGGCATATCGAAATCGGCGCAATCACCCGCCTTTTCGATATGGGAATCGCAACGGAGCTTTTTCCTCTTCTAATTTTCATCGCCATCGGGGCGATGATCGACTTCAAGCCCCTTTTCTTGACGCCCGTGGCGATGGTGTTTGGTCTGATGGCCCAAGGAGGTATCTTCCTCACAATGGGTATTGCCTGGTACTTCTTCGGTTTTTCCATCCGGGAAGCAGCCTCCATCGGCATCATCGGCGCGGCGGACGGGCCAACTTCTATTTACGTCGCTAACCGCTTCGCCCCCCACTTGCTGGGTTCCATATCGGTGGCCGCGTATTCCTACATGTCGCTGGTTCCTATTATTCAGCCGCCTGTGATTCGTTTACTGACGACAAAAGCGGAGCGCCGTATCCCCATGACGTTCCATGAAAGGGAAGTCTCGCAAAGGGCCAAGATCCTGTTTCCCATCGTGGTTACGTTGATATCGGGAATTCTAGTGCCGGCCTCGGCCTCCCTCATCGGTTTCCTGATGTTTGGCAACCTACTGCGGGAGTGCGGCGTCGTGAATCGCTTGGCCCAAGGCGCTCAGAATGAGCTGGCGAATATCGTGACGATCCTTCTGGGACTCGCGATCTCCAACAAGATGACTGGCGAGGAGTTTTTGCAGGCCAGAACGCTGGGTATTATGGCGCTAGGGTTGGTGGCTTTCATACTGGACACGGCTGTGGGAGTGGTCACGGCTAAGATCTTGAACCTCTTCTTGACTCACAAGATCAACCCCATGATCGGAGCGGCGGGAATCTCCGCTTTTCCCATGTCTTCCCGGGTGATCCAGAGAATGGCGGCGAAGGAGGACAAGCATAACTTCATCTTAATGCAGGCCGTGGGGGCCAATGTCTCTGGTCAAATTGGATCGGTTTTGGCGGGTGGCTTACTGCTGGCTTACCTGGCTGGTTTGTAA